Part of the Weissella coleopterorum genome is shown below.
AATTGATGACGTAGCGGGTGTGACGCTTGCTAGTGCCTCAACTTTGGATGCAAACATTGCGGATGCACCAAAGACTGAACAAGCTACAAAAGTTGGTGCATTAATCGCCGACCGTGCCAAGGCTGCCGGAATTGAAGAAGTAATCTTTGATCGTGGTGGATACTTGTATCATGGTCGCGTTCGTGCATTAGCTGAATCAGCTCGTGAAGCTGGTTTGAAGTTCTAAGGGAAGGAGGAAATAATCATGGCATATATCGATCCAAAGACTCTT
Proteins encoded:
- the rplR gene encoding 50S ribosomal protein L18, which encodes MITKSDKNKVRQHRHTRVRGKISGTAERPRLNVFRSNKNIYAQLIDDVAGVTLASASTLDANIADAPKTEQATKVGALIADRAKAAGIEEVIFDRGGYLYHGRVRALAESAREAGLKF